tgtatttttatacctaggcatacgtgcccactgagtgcttttgtactcagccctgcatatgttttctaaatgtgcaggttgagctgatgtgatgatggtgctgcaatgagcggagtctccagggttgttaataaatagttaacctgtctagaatatgtcttcatacatatgtctagctactttccgctgcaagatgttgttgatgttatagtatgttatgtcatactttgagtcttaagagaatggtttcatacgatgtataatttgattaatgatattaattaagttttatgctgtctttcatagactgttttcaattgagtattaatgaataaaaatgacgagttttattaagatgagtaagttttacggctataaatgacgccccttttcttccccttcttctttaaccccatccctagtcgtggatcactcggcctaactatccctagttagggcgggctgtgacatggagttaccttatcttacacgattttattgcctttagagttctactttgcatggtaactttcatggtgatcaagaagaatttgaagtctataaataaggtttagttattcattgtaaaaatcaaTCCCTTTTGCCTCCAGGCGTGTAGTTAGATAATTccttttgccctaatctttagtttccgccaagttagctaaagcttaggtttattgcttttctagtgttagtttcgattattgttcttagttagtttagtatagttctttcaattcatgttttagattagttcccgtttagagttgtgattacgtgacagattacttctcgagacgaattacggtatttcttttatcaagtttatttatttgcttttacctgcgtttctttaatttatgcaatttaaattatgcaatttcaattatgcaatttagtttctgcctagttagattagattagagattttaattaaagttatttaaattcaatttgcctagttaattctttactttaagttcatttaattttgcctagggtttaatagtttcttgcctagataattttaagattaagttttagttaagtttaatttacacgcattagttaataattcttttcatgcctagataattctttaatttatatttctagttaagtttacttttcccagctttagataattttacagctTTAAATCCATAGTTTATAGTTTTTTtgttgtgacataattaattgcccttaaagatcttccttgagagacgacttgggttaacttacacgttacaatagatctcgtactattgcgagtcaatctaaagtagtgtttaggttgagtcaacacacattctcttagaacttaggcaaatattgcatatccaaagcctaggtataactgattacagagagcctgctattcgtaatctagttggcaagttttcgaacctcttttcaaccgaccgaatcgagagtttgagccgagaggagttcagaccaatgttctgactccgtgagatattagtctttgcggaaagtcatagttttgtctcagtgaagctaagagtgagaaatccaacccagtgtgttggtaccaAAGATTGGATCTTTGGTtgtttaggtttgttgtgcacccgtaagcacaagcccagtgaagtttgtcagtgtgatcaactgacgaTGAATGTAGGATTTTGATTCCGGACCACGTAAAAATTCatttgttgtttatcgctttcagtatttactttcttatttATGCTTAAACCTTTCGTTAACTGAAGCTGATTAACTGCAAAATGAAACATAAGTCTTAACAACGTGATTAATCACTAAGGCTATTTCAAAGTAAAGTTTTCTGCTTCCAGTGTTATTAGtttaactgataaatcttcggatagtcagtaagactCATAATactcctctgttttacaaacccgactgaagcctAACATGTATCAGTTAAAATCTTTGACTTAACTggtaactctttactgaagagattttcagtatcagtcgccaaccgAGGTTTTGGTAAACTCTTTTAACTGAAAAGAATGTGTTGGCTTGTTTTCCTTCAGTTTCGTTTAAAATAGCCTATAAGTGTATTCCacctcccccatacacctattcgagaccttcCGGGATCCAACAATtagtatcagagcaggttgttcgcaagaacaattttgctttgacattgttctaattgaactagatcccaCTCAGAAGGGTTGTCAAAAGATTTCGAAACTTCTGTTTTGTTCTCTGTGCTAAGTGTTCTTTCTCTGTTTTCTCTCTGTCTTGCTATGTTTTCTAACCCTTGCAGTTCATCTTCACTACCTTACTATGGAAAGAATGAAGACAAGCAGCTTGAGAAAGGAAAAACAATTGTTGAAGAAGAGTTTGAAGAGTCAAATTCATCATCAGAATCCACTACTTCAGAACAAGATCTTCTTGAATTTAAAGAAGTTGAACAAGCTTTAGCTGCATACAGTGATCAAAGAATGATTCTTGAGAATAGTCTTGTGAGGAAACAAATATTGGAAATGTCCATCACCAAGACAGCCTCAAGAATGAACGAAATCTACATGATCCCagctgaagaagaagatgaagtagGACTGGCTATTGAGTAAGCCAGATTGGAAAGTTTGATGCAGACAAGTCAGAATGAGAGAGATCAACTCATACAACTTCTCATAGACGTAGATGCAAACTTCATTTGGTCGAGAAGAGAACTTGACATGGCATTGATTAAAATGGCAAGTACAAGAGTCAAGAAAGAGCAATGGGTTGAATTCGGCATGAAAGAAGTCAAAGTAAAACGCTTTCCATCCATTTAAAGAGAAGATTATcttgaaatgaaaaaaatgggGACGTCAGGGGAAAGAGAACTATGACTGCATGTTCCTCACTGACAACCGAGCATCAAGAAAATCTGACTGATGACTCTTCATCACAAGAAAGAAGTTCAGTCATCTACCCTGAAGCAGACTTATCATCTCGACTGATGGAACTTTCTCTCAAGTTTCTTCTTGATTCCACATCAAACGAGGATGATGAAGGAAGAAAGATGGAGAacaaagagaagattgaagaagagGATTCGGAAGAGCTTTCACGctagaagatcagtcaaagaaCTGAAGATGCAACTGGAGTTTCCACAAATGGCAACAGTCAAGGGGAAACTTTATCAACTGAAGATTCATGACTGAAGCCACCAGTCAACGACTAAAGAAGGACTGAATTTCAGATCAATCATCATATGGAAATCAACTGGTTTGTTTAATCAATTGACTCGTAAGCATCCATTTCAGTTCTAAGAATTGTCTGACTGAAAATGTTTATCGATTTAATTGGAATACTTTAAGTTATCTACTTTGTGTATGCTGAGCTTGTTTGGTTTAATGAGAAtctttttagattttattttaaagcagTAACTCCATGATCtcacgatcccgccctttttactaacaagcggaatACCCGACACATGTTGATCCCCAATTTGTTCGGATTTCAAAAGATCATTGAAATCGCCTTGGACACGTTTTTCCATAATTCCTTCAAAATTGATTCATCTTCTGCAACGATACACTCAATCCCTCATACTCTAACCTCTCAATTCTCTCTCCTGCGAAATTCTCTCTCCTCAGCTAATCTTGAAATCCACAGTTCTTCATCTGTAAGATACATTTTAAGTTTTGCAGAGACATTCAAAGTTCTTCACTACGACAAAAACTTCTAAATCCGTCAATCAACAATCGGTGTGTCATGAAACTTCAATCACTCCTGAAGTATTTCTGAATCTTGAAGAGCATGACAAGATCAATGAGATCTTGAGTCGACATGGTTGGCTCAACTTCCTGCATACAGTGCCAATCTTCTTACTCGACGACCCGACCATCAAGAAATTCTACGACACCATTAAGCTAAATGAAGCCACTGGAGATTACACCGCAGAAATTGACATCTACACCTCTGAGGATTTCACAGATTTAGTGAAACATATCGTCAATGTCACGAGAGTGGTAAGGGAAATTTTCCATCTTCCCTCCAATGGTCCTGCTCCAACCTTCTCCGATGAAGAAGCTGCCAGACTGATGGCGAATGTCCTGAAAGACGAAGCCTTTTCAGACTACAATATCAAGAATATCTTAAGCATGTCACGGCTTCACTCTCATCTCAGACCAATCGCCAagatgatcaagaaatgctggtttggctATCTAGGGTCGCCAGATCACCTGTCAAGACCCCACAAACTTGTGTTGATTGAACTGATACAAGAAGGTCCCTACAATTAGAAAAAGCTTATCTACGAGTTCTAGTGGAAGAAAAATGTGAAACTCACTCTTCTTAATACTCACGACAAGGAACAAGAGTGTCGTCAATTATCCTTCACAACACCAAGTGGATGCAGTGCTACTGGAAGGATACCACTAGAAGAGCTCAAGCAAAGTTCCACCCATTGTGATCAGCGAAAGCCTTGTTTCGTCAACTGGTGTTTTCAGCCGTACAAGAAGCTCGTCAAGAAAGACTTTTGTTGGTCTTAAAGGTCCAATAGAAATTGACCTTGTTACTCTGAGTACTCAGACTGATGTTCCACTGAGAGCAACTCCTGAGAAAACTTCTGTCGATTCATCCATTCCATTCGACGAATCCTTTCAACCACCATTGAAATCTCCAGAACCGCATTCACCAACTCAAGAAGAACAAGCTCCTCCTGAACCACAAGTCAATCAAGAAGAAGGAGAACCTTTCCAAGGGCCACTCCCTCCCCTGTCAGGATATTTTCAGTTCTGCCTTGAAACCTTCTAAGAAAAGGTCACTTTCACAGATCCTAATGCTCCTTCCTCCTCAACCGCTACACCCACTGCAGAGCTTATGAACTACTTCCTGAAGCTTGCATAACACAGCGTCAACGTCTCTCTTTCTTCAGTCCTAGCTGAGAGATATCCTGATGCATATCAGGATCTGGTCAGATATCATTTCTACACCTTCGTCAAGACAGCTCCTAAATTCCAATTTCAAGGGATTGATGAAATGATGACAGTCTCTAAGTTTGACTCATTAGAGACTGAtatctttgagaaattcaacgTCTCAAATCTGTGGGATGCCATCCACGATTGGGTGCCAAACTTCAGGCAATATCTTCTTGCCAAAGGACTGCTCAATATTTCTATCAACGAAGAGAAATTTCCCTCAGAGTCGCCACATGCATCTGATGGCATCCGAACAGAACAAAGGACTGAAGAGACACCAGCTGCAATAACTCACTCAACTGATGAAGAGGAAGCTTAAAGCTGAAGAGATGGAGATTGCTGACCTCAAGGTCCAATTTGCCTTTCTCGAGTCAACAGTAATGAATCTGCAAACATAAGAGTGGACAACAAGCAATGGATGCAGTTGCAACTGAAATAGAAGAACGAAATAAggaaagcaaaaaaaaagaaagggaaagagaaagaagaaacagagaCTGGAAAGAATTCCGAAGACAGGACTAGCAAAAGACTTCGCATTAATTAAGTTCAGGTGAAGAGGTATAGGGTAACGAAAGTCAAGTTTTGCTTACTGTCTGTGAATGCAAGTATTAGTGAAAATAATTAGTTAGAATTGTTTTCGAAGAAGTTCTATTGTTTTCGCGTGTTTCCTATCGCGGTCTTTTATGCTTTGGTAATTGATATCTTATCAGTTATTATCTTGGTTTGTAACTGATAAATTATCAGTTAATGTTTCACCCTTGAATGGATTGAATTTCTCTGTCGATAGACAAATCCTCATTGTCTCATTCATGGTTGTTTCTTGCTTTGCTGTGATTAGTTTTAAAAATTGTGTGATTATATTTTTTAGGGGGGGAACGAAACTCAACTGCTCAGTTGAAGTCGTGGAATTGACTGAGCACAATTATCAGTCAACAAGTGAGTAACTTAACCTTGGCTGTGTATTAAAAGGAATACTTCAGTTAAATCAGTTATATTTCTTCTCTTTCATATTTTCTGTAGATTAACTGATGTGCTTACTTCTcaactgattgttgggaactgaaactgaaacttTCTTGCTGGACAAGTCTTATTCAAAATTGCATTTAAAAATTACTTTAACTTGTCTCACTCATGATTTAATTTCTACTCAGTCATTTCCATTCTAGAGATTATGCCAAATATTCTTTAACAtttaaatctcttattttaagaagtTTTCCTGATGGGCATTTAATGCAGACTTCAAATATCATTAAACTTGGCGCGCGGATGTCAAACCGCCGCTGTCTTTTTAAATGCCCTAAGTAATTGTTCCtcttccacgatcacacttcatcattactttctctctcatctctactAACTCCCttgtcctctctctctctctctcttgcatgCAAACTAGCTAATCCCCTGCTCCACATCAATCAACTATGTGACTCTCTATTCAAACCCTTGTTCTTTCAGAATCATATAAATGGCGAGAACAGAAGATAAAAAGAAATCTGTCGATTGCAGCGTCAAGGATGTTCGGTATGAACACTAAGTGGATACTTCGTCATTCCAAACAAAACTACGATACACGAAGCCGAAGAAATCATGTCTAGGCATCTATGGCTTCCCTTCATCTTCAAGGAAGCGGCCTACTTCTTGAAATCTCCAATCAAACAGTTCTATCAAGAACTGCGCTACAACGAGTCCGGCGAACTTTTCTCCAAAGTTCAGGTGTTCACATCTCCCGACTTCAAAACACAAGAAAAGATTCTTATCAATGTCACCAAAGCAGTTCGTGAACTGTTCGTTCTGTCGAACATTGGTCCCAATCCATCTTCCATCACAGATGAAGAGGCGAATAAAACTCTCAAGGAAGCAATGGCTAAGGCGGACGAGACCACTGAAGGAACTCTCAAGTTATCTCTTCTCAAGCCTGGTCATTTCTTATTGGCCAAGATCATTCAGAAATATTGGATCGGCGCCATTGGAACTCCCGACAAAGCTTCACAGCCACTGAAGAATATTTTGGCTGCTATGATGAAGCCCAGTCCTTTTAACTAGGAACAAGCCTATCTCGAGTTGCTTTGCGGTGAACCTCGCAACTCCAAGCCTGCAAATTTGCTTCGTCAAGGCAACAGAGTGTCACAGACATCATACATGGCACCAGTCATCTTCCTCAAACCTTCTGGCCGGAGACCTTGCAAGTAACTGATCAAACCCGCCTTTTCAAAGTGGCAAAGGGAGGACCTAAACCCTCCAAGAAGCCAAAGGTGATAGACATCTCATCACCTCTATCCATGGAGACTGAACCTATTGAATCCTCAACTGAACCCAGTCTCGTACCTTCTCCAACTCCCACTCCAATTCCATCATCTGTTCCTTCTCTCACTACAACAGACATTCCCCGTCGTCCTCGTTCCACACCTAAAAAGACACCTTCAAAATCTTCCTCACAGTCAACCTCCAAATACCCCTCAAAATCATCCACCAAAGCCCAACCTAAACATAAATCCAAGGACAAAGCAGTCCAACAATCCTCCCATGTGCCAACTCCTTATGGcacttctaaacaaataaaggCTGTTGCAGCAATGCAAACCGATGCTAAGAGAGATGCCTCTCAACATATGAATCTTCTTCTCGAAGGCTTCAATACCTCTCTAGAAGTCTATAAgaaccttcatagacttctcactTACACGTTCCTCAAGACTGCACCCTGCTCTCAAGTCAATGAACTTCAACTGATTGAGACTGATGACTCATTTGCATTTGAAGAATCGAAGTTATACAACATCTTCAACTTCCCCAGATTGTGGGATGTTATTTATGGATTTAACAAGTTTGCTCTGGACTATCTTGAGTCACAAAGCTTTACCAGAGGTCCCCTGATAACTGATACTGATGCTGGAACCTCGACATCTAAAGCAGCCGAAGAAACAATTGATGCTGTTCTTTTGATCCAAGACTCGTTTGATCCTGTGTTTTCTGATCAACAAAGTTCAGTTTTTGCTGCCACCATCCAAGAAACCCCTGTTTCTGTGCCTGCTCCTCAGGACACTCCAGTTCCTTCCGCTCAAGATCAACGGATGATTGAATCCATCAGTCATCCAACTGATGATATCACTACTGCTTCCCTAGCTCCGGATCAGCCAACTTCCCGGACAACTGCCCCCATCAGTTATCCCACCGCTGACGAATCGCAGCTGATGGCTGTTGATCAGCCTGAAGTCTCTACTGCTTCTCCTGTGTTGGAAAACCCAACCGTTGACACTGCAAATCCATCTACTCCGGAAGGATTTGTAGAAGACGTAGCTGATGATCCTATGATGTCCTCTATGCCGCAAGAATCATCTGATGTCTCTTCTCAAGCAACAGACGTTCCCCATACCTCCAGACCTGCTTTTGCTCCTTTAATCCCTACTGATAATGTGCAGGTCATTCACGCAGTTCCAGACTCCAAAGCTGCTCCTTCCTCTTCTTCATCAAGGAGACAACCCAAGCAACCACACATTCTTCCAGAGCTGCCTGTTGAGTTCATTGAGATCCCACGCAAGCCAAGGTTTATGAGATATGACTCTGATGAAGAGACTGATGGAAGGATCACTCACTGGAAAGGAAGAGAACCTAACAAAGTTACCTTCAAGATTCCCGAAGGTGCagaaaatccaatccaagctttATTGGATGCCATTTCCGATCAACAATTGGAAATCGAAAAGCTCAAGCATAAGAAATAACGCTAAGACATTTACGGCGCAAAAATCTTAAACAAACTGATTGAAGTCGAAGCTCAGGCGACTGCTGACATGATCGACCATGATGTTCATATCAACACTCTTGCTCGCAAGCTTAGCAAACTCCGTGCCCAGCATTTTTCCTATATGGAATAAATGATCCTCATTCAGGCCTCTATCCTGATACTGAAAGAGAACCTCCAGGATCTTCACACGCACGTGCTAGAAGCAGAACTCAAATCAAAATAACAGATTCTGGATACTCAACGTCGCCTTGCCAGTCTCCGTATTGAATTTCTGAAGGAATTCATGACTACAACGGATACCAAACTTCTTGTTGCAGAAGAACTTCGATCGGTTAATGCCAGTATTGCTCAACTGGAAGATGAACTCCATGTTGTCCGAGAATCCTCCAATTCTGCTCTAATCCAGAAGATGCTCACTGATATCCAAGAACTCCAAAGGCAAGTTGCCTCTCTCCCTGGTGATGATGCCAAAAGGGGAATGAGTATACGGATACTGCTTTTCATGATCTCCCTGCAGAACTTGCACAAGCCTTTGAAAAATCTCTCGCCGCCTTACCTGCTCCTGCTCCTATTCCCTCAGTATTAAGTGAATACAACAAAAAAAGGCCTAAAAAAGAAGATTCATCCAGAACTCCTGAACCCAAAGCCAAGAAAGCATTAAATCTTGGTGGCAATGCTCCTCTTCCGCCTCTCACTTTTGATCTGCAAAACGAACAGAGGCTAAGGCCATATGTTCAAGAAAGTCTTCTGGTATCCCATCTGGACAGATGTGATAGAATAGATAAATGGGTACCTGCAGATATGAATGATTGGTGGGAAAAGTTAAAGGAATGTTATACCAAATGGGTAGTCTTAGTAAATCTGAATCGGTCTCCTTATTTCCAAAGACAGGCCTGGAGATACTTCCTGAACAACTGGGTGGAAAAAGGAATGACTGGAAGACTTGTTGCTGCTCAAAATGAAGCAAGGATGCAAATGATTCCCTATCCACTTAAAAGGTTTGTATCACCTCCAAGAGTCAGAAATGGTGTCAACAGAGATGTCATCAAGAGGGAAGAAAATTCTTGGCGCAGGATATGGGATGTGACCAAGGATAGAAACCCAAAAGAATTCCAAGAGATCTGGAAGACTTTCTTCGCAATGTATGATCAGAGACCTTAGCTATTAGGGTTGTTTTCTCTTGTTTGTTCTGGTCTGTAACTTAACTGGTTTCTCATCAGTTTTGTttaaatgaaatgaacttcttttgatctcaatctgaagacaatatctttttgtccaggctctgattatttaCCTTCAGCTATGTCTTCGTTTGGTTCGTTTGAATTGTTGTGTTTCCTATGTGTGCAA
The genomic region above belongs to Salvia miltiorrhiza cultivar Shanhuang (shh) chromosome 5, IMPLAD_Smil_shh, whole genome shotgun sequence and contains:
- the LOC131025993 gene encoding endochitinase A-like, with the protein product METEPIESSTEPSLVPSPTPTPIPSSVPSLTTTDIPRRPRSTPKKTPSKSSSQSTSKYPSKSSTKAQPKHKSKDKAVQQSSHVPTPYGTSKQIKAVAAMQTDAKRDASQHMNLLLEGFNTSLEVYKNLHRLLTYTFLKTAPCSQVNELQLIETDDSFAFEESKLYNIFNFPRLWDVIYGFNKFALDYLESQSFTRGPLITDTDAGTSTSKAAEETIDAVLLIQDSFDPVFSDQQSSVFAATIQETPVSVPAPQDTPVPSAQDQRMIESISHPTDDITTASLAPDQPTSRTTAPISYPTADESQLMAVDQPEVSTASPVLENPTVDTANPSTPEGFVEDVADDPMMSSMPQESSDVSSQATDVPHTSRPAFAPLIPTDNVQVIHAVPDSKAAPSSSSSRRQPKQPHILPELPVEFIEIPRKPRFMRYDSDEETDGRITHWKGREPNKVTFKIPEGAENPIQALLDAISDQQLEIEKLKHKK